The DNA segment gcttttaatctcAGGTTTCTCTTCTTGGTTCCCTAATGATTTCCTCTTCTGCCCAGCCCTTTAATGTGATGATCCCCAGAGtatctctcttgctttcttctcttctcactgTTCATGTTATCCCTGGGACAGTTCATTCACTTCCAAGGCTGTGTATGCTGATGACTCCCCAATGTACCACTTCAGGCCATGGAGTTTTTATAAACGGTTGACTCTTTTATCCAGTTGTGTATTGTACATCTCCACTTTATTTCAAATTCAACATGTCCCAAACTGAGATAATCACCATAGCCCCAAACCAGCACATCCTTCCGTATTCCCAGTCTCAGTCCAGGACCTCATCGAACACTATTCCCAAAGTCATTGTAGACCCCTTTTGCTTCCGGACATTGAAACAGTCACAAAGCCTTGTTGATCTAGCCACCAAAATTTGACAGGGCCACAGGCTATAAGAAGTCCTTCCTCTACTACCCTTTATCTCCATTTGGGTTGTGCTCTTGTCTAACGTGATCTTATGGCACTTCATGTATAACTCTATAAGAACACTAATGTCGTTCACTACCTTCTTGACTATAGGTACCacatcttattcatttttaatatcccTGTTCTCAGCAGAACTCCTTGAACACTGGAGGTGTTCAGGAAACTTTTAGATGATTATTGAATGAGTTTGTCTTTAAACTCTTATTAGGCCACTATTATTTTCAGACATTCTTCCGAACTCTGAATGTCTGATGCACTTCATTGACAGACTTGGTCCTGCTCTGTGGTTGGAGTGGGTGGAGTCAGTGGAAAAATGCCAGAATCTGTGTCCTAAGGCAGTGAGTGCCAGGTCAGGGCCAGTGTAAACAATTTGAAACTGGGTCAGAGATCCAAATAGGGCTGGATGAATCTAGGAAGCTAAGGCAGGAAGCCAGTTGGGTTGGTGTCTGAGTTTTGGAAGAGGCTAATGGAAGAAAATCTTAGAATTAATCTCAGGTCCACGAGAGATGTCTATGGAAGCTTTTTGTCCAGCTTAAGATGCTCAGAGTGTCATAGTCATTTGATACAATCATAAATAGGAAATGATTCCTAACCTAGTAGAAACTTATGGTTAAGTGGGAAAATAGATATGTAACAAAAACTTACACTTTAATGTAAGAAGTGATAtagtaaaaaatatgtattaagtatTAAGGGATCTAGAAGGAGTTAATGCATGTGCTTAGAAATTGTGATGACCTTGAGGGGACCTttgttaagtgattttttttaaagattaacacctcaggggtgcctgggtgctcagttggttaagcatctgccttcagatcaggtcatgatctcacggtttgtaggttcaagccccgtgtcaaggcTCGGTGCCGACAGATCAGAGGCAGAGcctgtggagcctacttcagattctgtctccctctctctctgcctctcccctgctcattcatgtgtgtgtgtgtgtgtgtgtgtgtgtgtgagagagagagagagcgagagagagagagagcacgtgcacatgcactcactttctcaaaaataaacatttaaaaattaaaaaaaccccacaaaaatacAGATAACACCTCAGATTTAGcatttaatctttctttatttttgagaaagagacagagtatgagcaggggaggagcagagagagagggagacacagaatccaaagcaggctccgggctctcagctgttagcacagacagCTCCAAcgaagtggggctccaactcaggaactgtgagatcatgacctgagctgaagtcggatgcccaatggactgagctgcccaagcaccccaaatttaGCATTTAACTCCATACATTTCCCCAGGATAAATCACTTCCTTTAATACATAGGCAAAAGTTGGTTTGTTCCACTGTATCtatatgtcataatttttttcaggGCTCATAGGGACTGCCATTCTatggaaatcttttctttttttttttttaattttttttttcaacgtttatttatttttgggacagagagagacagagcatgaacgggggaggggcagagagagagggagacacagaatcggaaataggctccaggctctgagcatcagcccagagcctgacgtggggctcgaactcacggactgcgagatcatgacctggctgaagtcggacgcttaaccgactgtgccacccaggcgcccctctatggaAATCTTTTCAATAGCTTGGTACTCAAGCTATAAATATgagagtttttatatttatttatttatttatttatttatttatttatttatttaaaaggtttatttatttatcttgagagagtcagagacaatgtgagtagggaggggcagatagagagggggagaaagagaatcctaagcaggttctgtgctgccagcacagagcccaatgtggggcttgaacccaagaaaccgcaaggtcatgacctgagctgaaaccaagagtccgaggcttaactgactgaggcacccaagcaccctgaaagttttttttatttgagcatGAAAAGATTCAGAGTTTACTTTAGatatataaaagttaatatttaatatattacatttatcagtatacatttaaattatgaaTTGTAAATACATTGTTCTCCTGTATGCTTTTAAATTTAGCTTGTAATCTTACTATTCTACTTAAAAGTATAGCAAATTTTAACATCAGTTTATAggaatttaaataatgtttgtaaataaaagcccttaaacatttaaaactgcatttttaaatgtaatatgtgTGATTTTCCTATGATTAACAAAGAAAATCCttcttaagttttaaaacaaCTCTTCTAAATCTAATCGAACACAAATGTAGATTATCTTAAATATTCTAATGTTATTATACAGTTagatttcaacgtttatttatttttgggacagagagagacagagcatgaacaggggaggggcagagagagagggagacacagaatcggaaacaggctccaggctctgagccatcagcccagagcccgacgcgggacttgaactcacggactgtgagatcgtgacctggctgaagtcggacgcttaaccgactgtgccacccaggcgcccccagttagATTTCAACAAATCAAAATCTgttatacaattatatacattttaaacttacAAGTTTGACTCTTTATTCTAATAGGTCAAATTTTCTTTTGCATCATGAATACTTAAAATAACCAAGtatgctcagatttttttttttttaacttctgctGTTTACTTATTTCAAAGATACAGGATTCAGGTAGGGGCAAAAAGACAGGGTCCAGTTATGTTGCTCAGGCTGGAATCCAGTGGTATAATCTTGCTCCTAATCAGCAGGATTGTTTTGACCTGCTGCGTTTTCTACCTGGGCCGGTTCACACCTCCTTAGGCAACCTGTTGGTCCCCACTCCAGAGAGGTCACCTTAGTGATACAGAACTTAGTGTGGACACCTGACATACATAGGGCACCATGGCCCAGAACTCCTGGGTTTAAGGGATCCTCGTGCCACAGCCTTCCAGGTAGCCGGGACTACAGGCACATGCCATGCCTGGTTAGAtttttaaacatagaaatattAATCATAGGAGTTTGGTTTTCTTAACCATTTCTCTGCTTAATTGGAAACTCTTCCAAGGCTGGGAGATGCTTACTCCATGTAGACAAGattacatctcaattttttttttttcccttaatgcaGTTGCATTCTTAGAGACTCTGGGACACCTGAATTTTATTGTAGTTGGGGTGGTTTCACATTCCTAAATGCTGGATTTAAGAGATATATTTCCTAGTAATTCCATCTATTCATCACTTCTGCAATTCCTGCTGGCCTGCTATCATCACTTGAttgaattttgcatttctttgactCTTAAGATATTTAAATGTCTTGCCATCTACTGGATCTAATGACTATTGTGCTTGTGaattttttgcattctttttatatCCTTACTGTCTGTTAGGGCCTGAAGCACTCCCTAATATAAGGTCAGCCCACTGAAATCTGGCTATCCTTCAAGACTTTGTCTTAGTAAAGTCACAGTTTTGAAGGTCATCCTGACTTAGGCCAGCCAGGATCTTCTACTGTGTTTGCTGATCATCTCTCTAAGCCTAGTTGGCTCATTCTCAGTTGTTCAGGTCTCAGTTTGAATGTCCCCCGCCTCAGAGTTTCTCTCTTGGGTTGTTCTTTTTAAGAGAGCactcctttattattttatataacagcacttcttaaaaaatgtttttcacaccacataagaaaatcttaaagaagaagaacaaagttggaggtatcacaatcccagatttcaagatgtactATAGAGTTGTAGCAATCCAAACAGTAGgggactggcacaaaaatagacacgtaGATCCATGGAATAGactaaagagcccagaaataaacccatgcttatctggtcaattaatctacaacaaaggaggcaagaatatacaatggggaaaagacagtctcttcaaatggtgctggcaacctgggcagctacatgcaaaaggatgaatctggaccactttcttacaccatatacaaaaataaactcaagtggattaaagacctaaatatgtcacctgaaactgtaaaacttctagaagaaaacgtaGACAATCATTTCTTCAACATTGCCAcggaaacatttttctagatatgtttcttgagtcaagggaaacaaaagcaaaacaaactgtTGGGACCATACCAAAATGAAACACTTGCACGGTGAggaaaatcttcaacaaaatgaagataacctactgaatgggagaaaatatttgcaggtgacatatctggtaaagggtaaatatccaaaatatataaatgattcatacaactcaacacccaacaagcaaataatctgattaaaaaaatgggaagaggacctgaattgacatttttccaaaaaaaggcatacaaaaggccaacagatacatgaaaagatgcttaacatcactaatcattagggaaatttaAATCAGAACCATAACaggatatcacttcacatctgttggaatgactagaatcaaaaagacaagaaataaaaaatgttggtaaggatgtagagaaaaaggaacacttgtgcccTATTGGTAGAAATGTAGattggtacagctactgtggaaaacagtatagagtcctcaaaaaattaaaaatataaattttctatgatccagtaattttactACTGGGTTTTTACACCAcccctccaccaaaaaaaaataatcaaaaagatatatacattcctgtgtttattgcagcattatctacaatagctaagatatagaagcaacccgagtttccattaatagatgaatgattaagaaagatgtggtacacacacatgcatgcacacacacacacacatacacacacacaggaatattactcatccataaaaaagaatgagaccttgtcatttgcagcaacatggatggactggatataatgctaagtgaaataagtcagacaaagacaagtaccatatgatttaacgtttatgtggaatttaagaaacaaatgaacaaacaaagaaaaaagagacaaaaaatagattcttaaatatggagaacaaattgatggtcaCCAGAtgggtgagggatgggtgaaataggtgaaggggattaagaatatacttactgtgatgagcacagagtaatgTGTGGAATtcttgaatcattatattgtacacctgatactaatataaccctgtatgttaattatatttcaataaaaaataaacataaaaatctgtGATTATTAATTAATCTACTTGTTAGTTATCTGTCCCACTATAGAGCAATCTCCATGTAAAGGCTagtgtttttcttacttttttaaaaaaagtttatttgtttatttatttatttatttatttagagaaacagagcacatgagtgggggaagggcagagagagagggagagagagagaatcccaagcagcctctgtgctgtcagcatggaggctgatgtggggctctcacccataactgtgagatcgtgacctgagctgaagccaagagctgaacacttaaccgactgagcccccctgtGCCccggatctttttttttcttccagttaaacactttattttagGGAAGTAATTTTAGGGTCATGAGAAGTTGAAAAGATAACCAAGAGTTCTGTGATCTCTTCCTCTAGCTTCTGCAAAGACTATATTCTTACATTATCAAAACCAGGAAGCTGCCACTGCTACAATACTATTGTCTAGACTTACAGACCTCCAGTTTACATATGCTCATGTGTATGTCTGTGCATATGCCCATGTGTGTGTTCTATGAAATTTTATCCCATGTATAAATTCATGTAACCTACCGCAACCTACCATCACCACAAAAacactctctcctgctctccctgtgGGAGGACTGTCTGTCTTTACTTTTGTCCCGCCAGCGCCCTGCGTAGTGTCGGGTAAGTAACAGCatcccataaatatttgttgaatataccAGAACATGGCTAGAAATTACTAGGGAAATTTGCCTAATTTGGTTGGATACAGATGTATTACTCTGTCGGATTTCAGTTATAAGAGGATATTTGAGGAGAAAAATGTTATCAAAATCCATCTCATAATGACTAATttacaaagaacacaaaaaaatctgtggctaccaaagcataagagactcttaaaaactgagaacaaactgagtgttgatggggggtaggagggaggggagggtgggtgatgggtattgaggagggcacctgttgggatgagcactgggtgttgtatggaaaccaatttgacaatgaatttcatatattgaagaaaaaaaatctgtggctaCCAAATCTCACAGAAATGTTGCATCACTAATCAATCCAAATCTTATAATCAAGCCTTTGCCAATGTGAAAGTTTAAGTCTTGACAGGAGGCTTCAATAGACcccacatacatgtacatatatatgtctttGATGAATTATGTGGAACGTCATTTTGATATCATCTGGAATCCAGACTAGAAGATGGTGACCCAACTGGAGTGCGGAGCTCCAGTGCTGTGAGGGTCTCGCTTCCTCCTGTTTCCGATTACTACTACCGTCTCAGAGTAAATAGAAACATGACCCTCCATTAACGTGCTTTAGACTGACTACAATAAGATTTCCCCTAATGGGACCAGGGGGAAATCGACTACTTTTGAAAGATATTTGCACATTGTTGGACTTTCTTGACCTTAAGATATCTTTTTGGGAGcatttaaagaactaaagaaagaaCTTGCCCTTTAAGGAGACCTTGTGAcgggaggaggtgggagaataATTATGCTGCATACCAGACCTTACCTTTGCACAGAATAACTACATGACAAATGCTAAAGCAAACATGCTATAAGAATACAACAATATTCATTCACCTCTTTTCTGATAAGAAaggtttatgaatttttatatctCGAAAACCTTTGTTTTGCAGGCTTTGCTTTAGCAGGTTGCCTCTTACTCAGTGTGTGAAGATTGAATCACTTTGGAATCCATTTGTATTTAGTTACTGGAGGTGTAGCATTGAGCGTATTTTGTGTTGGAAACCGCAGGTAGGACCTGTTTCTGTAAATGATTTATTTCCATGGATCTCTTCCTTTAATTGATTTGATATTTACTTAAGAAAGTTCTTTCTTTGCTTGCCTTGTCAGCCCCCTCTGAGAGCTTTTGTAAAGTATGTCGCCGTCATAAATAGCCTGATTCCTCCCCGGACTAGTTGTTTCTCTGAGGTTTATGCATCTTTAAATGGATTCTGGGCACCATTTCATAAGGATTTTTCTTGAAGTTCTCTTTTGGGATAAAACCCATGGCTCGAGGAAGCTTTAACCTGGACCTCAGTTAACACTATGGACTATTGAAGTAGCTGCAATCCTActtggattttaaataaaagcatctTTAGAAATCTTTGCTAGTTTCATTGATTATAAAATTCAATCTAAATGCAAACAGGGTGACGGTGATGTAAACTCAGCTTTAAAACAAATCCGGTGCCAGCCCTCCCAACTGCACAGCCAGCCTTAAGCCATTCTAGAGTGGCCACTGGATATGTAAGCTGTGATGCAGAGTCCTTCAGCTGGGAGGCCAGTAAGTCTAGAGTGGCCCAGTGTCTTCACCTCTCTGCGTAATAGAGATTCCAAGGTCCTAAGATGATTTGTGTGTATTTCATCTCAGTCCCCGTTCATACTGTGGTAGTAAGGCAGGTATGGAGCATGCTCTTCAAGTTGAATTTTTGAGCTCCGTGGAGCTGGCCGTGCAGGAGTCCAGGCCTAGGGGACAGGGCTTGAAGAAGGGATGTCCCCATTCTGTAACTAGCCCCCCTTTCTCAACAGCAGCTGGAAGCCGTTCAGTCCTTTTTCACCACCCTTTCTCTTCCtgtaaatagaaaaatactgCCTTTCTGCAAAATGATATTTCAAGAAGCGTCTATGGTGTGTGTCTCAAGCTCACTTAAAAGGAAGAGTGGTTTTCACAGGGACAGGAAAACTGAAGGCCAAGGTCACCAGACCTAAAGAGAGCTAAGAAAGAAAACTGCCTTCCAAAACATCCAGCCGTTCCCATCCACGGAATCCTATTGGTGTCCAAAGCTTACAGTGCAAGTGATTTCAACTCAGAGCTCCTGGCTGCAGTCTTGGAATTGGCCCTATGAACTTCAGGGAGTCACTGAATTTCAACTTTGCTTAGGGAAGTCCACGACATGAGGCAAACCCTGTTCAGCCTTCTAGGGAACTTCCAGAGTTACGGACTCTTGTATGACTTGGTCAATTAAGTATACTTCCCAGACAGCAGTCCTTCATTTCGCCCTTATcaacataaatattttcccaaatgttGCTTTCTGCTTTACCCTTTTCTCTGAGGAGGAAAGTATTGTCAGTAGAGAGGACAGACCAAGGGCAGGGAACGGCTCATTTTTCCGCATCATGGAAAACATAGGATGTGCAGGAAACACATCCTTTCAGCTGGCCTAATCCCTCAGTGAGGCTCATTTCATTGTGTTCCGTCCTTGTTCGAACGTGATAAAAATAGAACACTCAGAGTGCCATGTCTGTAGAACCAGAGTGAAATGGAGAGTTGAGGTAATTGCCCAGATAATCCaagcaaagacaaacaaaacaaaacaaaacaaaacagaacaaaacaaaacaaaacaaaaccaaccactGGTGAGAAAAAAAGCAGCTTTAGGAGTTTGAATGATCCAGCCTGGTTCTCTACATTGTTCAAATTCATCAGCTCTGCAtctatatttactttttctaCATAGACTGAGCCTAAGTTATGTTGAAGAGTTTTCTTCCCCCAATTTTATCTCAAGTACCACCTCAAAAAAATGCTTTTGCGTTGGAGTATCCCTCTCTGCCGTATTTCCCAGTAAGAGAGAAAGTAGATCTcataatagacttttttttttaatttttttttcaacgtttatttatttttgggacagagagagacagagcatgaacaggggaggggcagagagagagggagacacagaatcggaaacaggctccaggctctgagcatcagcccagagcctgacgcggggctcgaactcacggaccgcgagatcgtgacctggctgaagtcggacgtttaaccgactgcgccacccaggcgcccctcataataGACTTATACATGTTTTGATATAAGTGTAAAAAACAGGGGCTCTGGAGTTTggagagatttctttttcctatgtTTCTGTGAGTTCCCCTTAGCAGGTTGCTAAATGCTGGAGATGGTTTATCTACACACTCACATGTTTTAGACCTGTTGCTTTATGCTTGGCTAAGTGCCTGTCATGTGTGTTGGTTGCCAGCCCAACAGCTTGGCTCATTTAGAAAATCAGGGAACCCAATTTCCTCTGAGATAGCAGCCGGTAATATTCCACTGGATGCTAGTGAGACACTGCCTGAATTGGAGATGTCGTCCTGGCCGGAGTTCTTCTTAGACTGGCTTCCCACGTTGGGACCTTGGGACTGTGACTGGTCTCTCAGATTACACCCCCTGACCTTGTTGTTTTCAAGACACTGCTTTTCTCAATCTCCCTCTTACATGGACTCAAacctgttcattcattcttctgattttttccttctgcctctttcccGACATAACCAGCCACCAAGTTCTATGGATTCTTCTTTCCCAAAAGTTTCCATTATtctaaactttaattttattcccATTCCTTGAGTTTCGGTTcctattttcttatctttctcagtaatttcctgatttttttcagtCTCACCTGTTTCTAATCTGTCCTAAGTAAATGCCAGAACAAACTTCCTTGAAGCTCTCCTTAATTGAATTGTAattccttgcaaaaaaaaaaaattccttccttgATGGCTGCTTGCTGCTTAACATATTTTGCTCAAATCCCTCACCCTGGCAATGAAAGCTTTGTCAGTTTTGTTGTGATGACTTTGGACCCTCATGTGAAAAGTCACCTCCAGCAAGGCAAGCTTATTGTCCTTCTACATGACGTGCCCTTCCTTCTCTTGCTCATCTATCAAAATCCTGACCATCTTCCAAGTCTAGATTGGATATCCTACTTGTTCCACAAAGATTTTTCTGTCGACCTTGGAAGGAAGTGACCATTTTTGAACTGGAGTCACAGAATCTTAGAGGTTGAAGACATCTTGGAAGATGCTGAGTCCAACTTTCTATCCTTTGACCTTTGCTGGAACATGTGCAAGATGGGGAATACATAAACATGGCAGCTCACTGCATTTACTGGTAAGAAtgtctttctttgcttccttcctgccttccttccttccttcctctctctcccttttttcctctccctcttctttctttctttctttcttgcttgcttgcttgcttgctttctctccctctgtctctgtctctctaattttaagataatttctGACTCCCTGGGccttatttgtttttggtgtgtcCTCAGGAGCAATACAAAAGACATATCAttcttcttttatataaaaacCCCTCAAATATTTGATGAGTGCTATCCTAGCTACCTGGACTAATTCAAATGTAACCCTTATTTTTCAGTTACTTCTTCTATCAAAATGGTTTCTAAATCATTCTCCATCTTGGCTATTTTACCTGGAAGTGCTCCAGGGTGTTAACAATGACCTTAAAATACAGATAtcagaaaaaaaccacaactctCCTGATTTATAGTATTCATTCCAGAGAACAGGATATGTCTGTACCACTCATTTGGCTCATTATGTACTGTAGTATTTACAAGTTTTTTGGCTACAGAAGAGGGAGGGGATATTTCTGGTGCCTTTGCAATTTTGCTTGTAAACTCCATGATtagcctctggaaaacagcaACTCGGATCTGCAAATCTCTGCGTCCTTTAAAGAGGCTCCCCGCATCTAATAGGCATTCAATACTTTGATTTTGAAAAACTCATCTCAAGTGACGAACTTTGCTGCATCTACTGTTCTCTTCTCAGCTCCTATATTATTTGATCTCTTGGCAGTATTGACACCGTTGACCAATTTTTTCCCGCTGGAAACTCTTCCTTTGGTTTCCATGACAGTGCACTCTGCCGATTTTCTACTTAACTCTCTCCACTTCTCAATCtactttgtaatttcttttcaaCATTGGGTTTCTTCAGGGCTCTTTCTAATGTCTTATCCCCTTCTCCTTCCATCTCATCCTCACTATCTCTTCCCTACTCTGCTGTCCATCTTTTCAAGCACAGATTATTATAATAATCTCCTGCAATCAGAGTTTTAGAATTTTGtgaatacttaaaaatggttcagCTTTCCTTTCCTACAAAGAAAGACTGTGGGAAGAAGACAATTGAAGAGATTTGAGAGCTATTTAGGAAGTGGAATTGAATGAGCCTAGCGATGTGCTGGATTCtgtggtggggaagggaaaggaagggaggggcaatAGGTAACCAAGCAGTGCGGGGAGGAAGAGTGTGGGGCGTCCGTTGCACGCTCTATTTCCCATCAAAGCACTTCTGTGTTCATTGTAATCACCTGTCTGCAGGCACATGCCCTGCAGTGGACCTGCCCTGCTGGTTCTGGGAAGGCAGGGATTCCAAGTATCCGCTGTGCTTGTGGTTGTACCCCCCTACCATGCACAGCACACATTGTGatgcgtttttattttttagtattattttaatcACGCTCTATTATGTTTAATTAAGTATGAAGACTtccatcgcttctcggccttttggctaagatcacgTATAGTAAGTATGAAGACTTCCAATCACATCACCTGGAAACCATTTTACCCAACACTCTATTTGGCTGCCAGTCTCTTGTCTCTCTGCTTAGCAATGGTGAGGCAGGTACCCTTTCTGCAGGGAAGAGAAATCCATGGTTTGTTGCCTTTGCCAATAGCAAAAATGGTAGAGAGCCGAGTAGCAAAGCTGTTGCCATTGGCATTTTTCATGTGAACTACACCAAAAGAAccagtttgtctctctctgtcggtGATGACATAAATTCTTTCCATGTTAGCACCTCTGGTCACTACACACAGATTACCAGTATCAAACTTGATGAAATCAGTAATCTTTCCAGCCTCCAAATTAATCTGAGTGGTGCCATTCACCTTGATGAGGGGATCAGAATAGTGGGTGGTATAAGCATCATGGGGCACCAGATGAGAGATTCCTTTCATTCCCACAAAGATCTTTCTCATTTTGCACAACTTATAAGTGGCCTCCTTAGGTGTAATCTGATGAACAGCAAAGCAACCCTTGGTGTCACAGATCAAGCAGAAATTGTCCCCAGTCTTGTTAATGCCAATGATGTCCATAAAACCAGCAGAGGAGGTTATATCAGTTCAGACCTtgccatcatttttatttttaagtttatttatttattttgagagagagagagaggaagcatgaatcggggagggacagagagagagcgagagagggagaaagagaatcccaagcaggctctgcactgtcagtgcagatgcagggctcgatcccatgaaccttgagatcatgacccgagcccaagttggatgcttaactaatgagccacccaggtgctctgagacCTTGCCATCAATCTTAATAAAACACTATATACAGATCTTGTTTACTTCATCTCCTGTTAGGCCATACTTAAGTCTTTTCCTTAAGAAAATGATGAGAGGGAGACATTCTCTCCATTTATGGTGACCAGTAGATGGACAAGAGGCAAACACACCAGTCAGTTTGTCCAGCAGTTAATGCTTTGGAGCGGCTACATGCGTCAGGGACCGTGAACTGTAGCTATGCTAGGCACCAAAAGAGGACTGCCTCCTTTTGGCATGAGAAAAGAGagctaaaaatatcttttcagaaaAAGGTTTGGTAGGGACAGTTGAAGATCGTTCAGGGAAGAATGTGGTATCATACCTTACTGCATACGATTGGAGTTAtacagcagaagaaagaaaaggcaaaagatgGAACTTTATAATgtactgtggggtgcctgggtggctcagttggttaagtgttccactttggctcaggtcataatctcatggttcgtaggtttgagtcctgcgtggggctctttgctgacagctcagagcctgaagtctgcttcagattctgtctccccctctctctgcccctcccccacttgcactctgtctccctcaaaaataaatgaacattaaaaaaaattttttttaatgtactgtgaCATTAACATCAGAAAAA comes from the Prionailurus bengalensis isolate Pbe53 chromosome A1, Fcat_Pben_1.1_paternal_pri, whole genome shotgun sequence genome and includes:
- the LOC122478692 gene encoding 40S ribosomal protein S4, X isoform-like, coding for TDITSSAGFMDIIGINKTGDNFCLICDTKGCFAVHQITPKEATYKLCKMRKIFVGMKGISHLVPHDAYTTHYSDPLIKVNGTTQINLEAGKITDFIKFDTGNLCVVTRGANMERIYVITDRERQTGSFGVVHMKNANGNSFATRLSTIFAIGKGNKPWISLPCRKGTCLTIAKQRDKRLAAK